From Brassica oleracea var. oleracea cultivar TO1000 chromosome C3, BOL, whole genome shotgun sequence, a single genomic window includes:
- the LOC106335367 gene encoding peptidyl-prolyl cis-trans isomerase CYP21-1-like isoform X1, which yields MSKDMCLLLLAAFTIFLVLALSHTRKVREEEEEKQVAEDYQVTHRVFLDIDIEGQRLGRIVIGLYGNVVPKTVENFRALCTGEKGKASSGKPLHYKGTQFHRIVSGFVVQGGDIIHGDGKGSDSIYGGTFPDENFKAKHSHAGVVAMGNTGPDSNGSQFFITTIKATWLEGEHVVFGKVIQGMDNVFAIEGGAGTYSGKPRKKVVIVDSGEIPKDKWDEE from the exons ATGAGTAAAGATATGTGCCTTCTTCTCCTCGCTGCCTTTACGATCTTCCTCGTCTTAGCGCTCTCACACACCCGTAAAGTAAGA GAGGAGGAGGAGGAGAAGCAAGTCGCCGAGGATTACCAAGTTACACACAGAGTGTTTCTCGATATTGATATCGAAGGCCAGCGCTTAG GCAGGATCGTTATTGGATTATACGGCAATGTTGTACCCAAAACTGTAG AAAATTTCAGAGCTTTATGCACAG GAGAGAAGGGAAAAGCTTCAAGCGGAAAGCCTCTACATTACAAAGGAACACAGTTTCACCGTATAGTTTCTGGATTCGTAGTCCAAGGAGGAGACATCATCCATGGTGATGGAAAAGGGAGTGATTCAATCTATGGTGGTACCTTTCCTGACGAAAATTTTAAAGCAAAGCATTCACATGCGG GTGTTGTAGCGATGGGTAATACAGGACCTGATTCTAATGGCTCACAGTTCTTTATCACTACTATCAAGGCTACCTG GTTGGAAGGGGAACATGTGGTGTTTGGGAAGGTGATACAAGGGATGGACAATGTGTTCGCCATTGAAGGTGGGGCTGGTACTTACAGTGGCAAACCCAGGAAGAAAGTTGTGATTGTTGATTCTGGAGAGATCCCTAAAGACAAATGGGATGAAGAATGA
- the LOC106331090 gene encoding uncharacterized protein LOC106331090, translating into MAGVQNQHDGPGNGRNFPIGDEQNADNTANAVNAAAAAGVFQQPFPIPGQSSGQTEHVLCLPSESPMDHIETLEEICSTTRSNGVPADFLRCKLFAFSLGDKAMRWLKSLPPGSITTWEQCRAMFLDKFYTKHKTASLRSKITNFQQNTSEPPSEAWARFKEYQRECPHHGYSDEHILNIFYDGANWNVKNSLNAASNGDFMTRTHEEAYTLIENLATSSSNQNEEYDRSRKGGNSEIKKLEEMSAKIDMLMQRDQRVVSSIEEYGEGAFFFPNQEPQEQQAVVNYNPTQFQTGESSVPAAKESKLESMLQQLKLNQQKTASEINTKVDNINVKVDTMFQDLNNKWESLSAYVKKLETQVAQTAEAVQRPTGVLPGRGEHNPRHEFVNAITLRSGKELVSKEKRSMPADEKTAQIEEPTEVQAEEVEAAENIPPMVRVYTPKLPYPVKQRKSRRDLEAAKCKEMVSELNVKLSFEDAVEMMPALKRYVKSLVTNKASPKENVMSISKRCSTLLQNRAPEKMEDPGSFVLSCEIEGTVFERSLCDLGSSVNLMPYTVAKRLGLTNFRSTKIQLVFADRSVRHPVGVILDIDVVIGNHRIPADFVVLELDQEPKVPLILGRPFLATAGAITDVKKGKIDLHLGDIIMKFEVDKMLKRPTLDGHTFSIDHASENDDEDDEVTKELLRDDPL; encoded by the exons ATGGCTGGAGTGCAAAACCAGCACGATGGACCCGGAAATGGGCGAAACTTTCCTATCGGTGATGAGCAAAACGCAGATAACACTGCAAATGCTGTCAACGCTGCTGCTGCCGCTGGAGTTTTCCAACAACCTTTTCCTATTCCAGGACAGAG CTCTGGTCAAACAGAGCATGTTCTATGTCTCCCGTCCGAAAGTCCCATGGACCACATTGAGACTCTTGAAGAGATTTGTAGCACAACACGATCAAATGGAGTTCCCGCTGATTTTCTACGTTGCAAGCTGTTTGCATTTTCTCTGGGAGATAAGGCGATGAGATGGCTGAAGTCTCTACCTCCAGGATCTATCACTACTTGGGAGCAATGCAGAGCTATGTTCTTGGACAAATTCTACACCAAGCACAAGACTGCTAGTTTGAGGAGTAAGATCACAAACTTTCAGCAAAATACCTCTGAGCCGCCGAGTGAAGCTTGGGCAAGATTCAAGGAATATCAAAGAGAGTGTCCACATCATGGGTACTCAGATGAGCATATCCTCAACATCTTCTATGATGGAGCAAACTGGAACGTCAAAAACTCTCTCAACGCAGCCAGCAATGGAGACTTTATGACAAGAACCCACGAGGAAGCTTACACATTGATAGAAAATCTTGCCACAAGCTCCAGCAACCAAAATGAAGAATATGATAGATCGCGAAAAGGCGGAAACTCAGAAATCAAGAAGCTGGAAGAGATGAGCGCAAAGATCGATATGCTTATGCAAAGGGATCAAAGGGTTGTCAGTTCCATCGAGGAATATGGAGAAGGAGCGTTTTTCTTCCCCAATCAAGAACCACAGGAACAGCAGGCTGTAGTCAACTAT AATCCAACACAGTTTCAAACCGGTGAAAGCTCTGTTCCAGCTGCTAAAGAATCTAAGCTTGAGTCAATGCTCCAACAATTGAAGCTCAACCAGCAAAAGACAGCTTCTGAAATAAACACAAAGGTTGATAACATCAATGTGAAGGTTGATACCATGTTCCAAGACCTGAACAACAAATGGGAGTCTCTTTCAGCATATGTCAAGAAGTTAGAGACTCAAGTCGCCCAAACTGCTGAAGCTGTCCAAAGACCTACTGGAGTTCTTCCTGGAAGAGGTGAACACAACCCAAGGCATGAGTTTGTGAACGCTATCACTCTAAGGAGTGGGAAGGAGCTGGTTTCTAAAGAAAAGAGAAGCATGCCCGCTGACGAAAAAACTGCACAGATTGAAGAACCCACTGAGGTACAAGCTGAAGAGGTGGAAGCTGCTGAAAACATACCGCCTATGGTTCGAGTGTACACCCCTAAGCTGCCTTACCCAGTGAAACAGAGGAAATCTCGCAGAGACTTGGAGGCAGCTAAGTGCAAAGAGATGGTGAGCGAGTTGAATGTGAAGCTCTCGTTTGAAGATGCTGTTGAAATGATGCCTGCTCTGAAGAGATATGTCAAGAGCTTGGTGACTAACAAAGCCTCACCTAAGGAGAATGTTATGTCTATCTCCAAAAGATGTAGCACACTACTTCAGAACAGAGCACCAGAGAAGATGGAAGATCCTGGGAGTTTTGTGTTATCATGTGAGATCGAAGGAACTGTATTTGAGAGATCTCTCTGCGACTTGGGATCTAGTGTGAACCTGATGCCATACACTGTGGCAAAGAGGCTTGGTCTCACAAACTTTAGGTCAACGAAAATCCAGCTAGTCTTTGCAGATCGCTCAGTGAGACATCCTGTCGGAGTGATTTTAGACATCGATGTGGTGATCGGAAACCATAGAATTCCTGCAGACTTTGTAGTGCTGGAGCTCGATCAGGAGCCAAAAGTCCCTCTCATTCTGGGACGTCCATTTCTGGCCACAGCAGGAGCCATCACCGATGTGAAGAAAGGGAAGATAGATCTCCATCTGGGAGACATAATCATGAAATTCGAGGTGGATAAAATGCTGAAAAGACCCACATTGGATGGACACACGTTCTCCATCGATCATGCCTCAGAAAATGATGATGAAGATGATGAAGTAACTAAAGAGCTGCTGAGAGATGACCCCCTATAG
- the LOC106335366 gene encoding uncharacterized protein LOC106335366, which translates to MEDGELEFSNQEVFSTSDMNGLPLTNCSMDTFFDELLMDSNAACTHTHTCNPTGPENAHTHTCFHVHTKILPEDSDEKVSTDDTAESCGKKGDNKRPLGNREAVRKYREKKKAKAASLEDEVARLTAVNHQLVKRLQSQGALEAEVSRLKCLLVDLRGRIDGEIGSFPYQKPNVPSFSHMLMNPCNVECGDEVYCLQDGFGGSSQGGVSINDGCGFDQLQQCVANQNLIGNGNGSFNSSANASASNKRKGGHKAA; encoded by the exons ATGGAAGACGGCGAGCTCGAGTTCTCGAACCAGGAAGTGTTTTCAACTTCCGACATGAATGGGTTACCTCTTACAAACTGTTCCATGGATACTTTCTTCGACGAGCTTCTCATGGATTCCAACGCAGCTTGCACCCACACACACACCTGTAACCCCACGGGTCCTGAGAACGCCCACACTCACACCTGCTTCCACGTCCACACCAAGATCCTCCCAGAGGACAGCGACGAGAAGGTCTCCACCGACGATACAGCCGAGTCCTGCGGGAAGAAGGGAGATAATAAGAGGCCTTTGGGGAACAGAGAAGCCGTTAGAAAGTATAGAGAGAAGAAGAAGGCTAAGGCCGCTTCCTTGGAGGACGAGGTTGCTAGGCTAACGGCTGTGAATCACCAGCTTGTGAAGAGGCTGCAGAGTCAGGGGGCCTTGGAAGCTGAGGTCTCGAGGCTCAAGTGCTTGCTTGTGGATTTGAGAGGGAGGATTGATGGGGAGATTGGGTCTTTTCCTTACCAGAAACCTAATGTTCCTTCTTTCTCACACATGTTGATGAATCCTTGTAACGTGGAGTGTGGTGATGAGGTTTATTGCCTTCAGGATGGGTTTGGAGGGAGTAGCCAAGGAGGTGTGTCGATCAATGATGGTTGTGGTTTTGATCAGTTACAACAGTGCGTGGCTAATCAGAACTTAATTGGCAATGGAAACGGATCATTTAACAGCAGTGCCAATGCATCTGCCTCCAATAAGAGAAAAG GTGGGCATAAAGCAGCTTGA
- the LOC106335368 gene encoding heavy metal-associated isoprenylated plant protein 26-like has translation MGVLDHVSEYFDCSSHGSSKRHKSLQTVDVRVLIDCEGCERKVRRALERMKGVRDVTIEANAQKVTVVGYVEPNRVVARIIHRTGKRAELYPFVPYDVVAHPYASGVYDNRAPVGYVRNTEYDPHVSRLARASSTEVRYTTAFSDENASGCVIM, from the exons ATGGGTGTTCTTGATCACGTCTCTGAATACTTTGATTGCTCCTCCCATGGTAGCTCCAAGAGACACAAAAGTCTACAG ACGGTGGATGTGAGGGTTTTGATAGACTGTGAAGGGTGCGAGAGGAAAGTGAGAAGAGCCTTAGAAAGAATGAAAGGAGTGAGAGATGTAACCATCGAGGCCAATGCTCAGAAAGTGACTGTGGTTGGTTACGTTGAGCCAAACAGAGTGGTGGCTCGGATCATTCACCGGACCGGTAAAAGAGCTGAGCTTTACCCTTTTGTTCCTTACGACGTTGTGGCTCACCCTTACGCGTCCGGTGTCTACGATAATAGAGCTCCGGTTGGGTACGTTAGGAACACCGAGTATGATCCACATGTATCGCGGCTCGCACGTGCTAGCTCCACTGAAGTTCGTTATACCACGGCGTTTAGCGACGAGAACGCCTCCGGTTGTGTGATTATGTGA
- the LOC106335367 gene encoding peptidyl-prolyl cis-trans isomerase CYP21-1-like isoform X2: MSKDMCLLLLAAFTIFLVLALSHTRKEEEEEKQVAEDYQVTHRVFLDIDIEGQRLGRIVIGLYGNVVPKTVENFRALCTGEKGKASSGKPLHYKGTQFHRIVSGFVVQGGDIIHGDGKGSDSIYGGTFPDENFKAKHSHAGVVAMGNTGPDSNGSQFFITTIKATWLEGEHVVFGKVIQGMDNVFAIEGGAGTYSGKPRKKVVIVDSGEIPKDKWDEE; the protein is encoded by the exons ATGAGTAAAGATATGTGCCTTCTTCTCCTCGCTGCCTTTACGATCTTCCTCGTCTTAGCGCTCTCACACACCCGTAAA GAGGAGGAGGAGGAGAAGCAAGTCGCCGAGGATTACCAAGTTACACACAGAGTGTTTCTCGATATTGATATCGAAGGCCAGCGCTTAG GCAGGATCGTTATTGGATTATACGGCAATGTTGTACCCAAAACTGTAG AAAATTTCAGAGCTTTATGCACAG GAGAGAAGGGAAAAGCTTCAAGCGGAAAGCCTCTACATTACAAAGGAACACAGTTTCACCGTATAGTTTCTGGATTCGTAGTCCAAGGAGGAGACATCATCCATGGTGATGGAAAAGGGAGTGATTCAATCTATGGTGGTACCTTTCCTGACGAAAATTTTAAAGCAAAGCATTCACATGCGG GTGTTGTAGCGATGGGTAATACAGGACCTGATTCTAATGGCTCACAGTTCTTTATCACTACTATCAAGGCTACCTG GTTGGAAGGGGAACATGTGGTGTTTGGGAAGGTGATACAAGGGATGGACAATGTGTTCGCCATTGAAGGTGGGGCTGGTACTTACAGTGGCAAACCCAGGAAGAAAGTTGTGATTGTTGATTCTGGAGAGATCCCTAAAGACAAATGGGATGAAGAATGA